The following coding sequences are from one Longimicrobium sp. window:
- a CDS encoding lipocalin-like domain-containing protein, with protein MSTLAPPDLPQAAAADGNTGTTTRKATASSPAAALTAYLQQVRRRVGEIWTAPSQMPPALVQIPDFDQLVAAAGKLASASPDTAAYIASVVTKLLGRATSVDCENPPPTTPVFPADHRLHLSMGAEWYWIGAHLDVVNAADPTDSGRIAVLYSIQRRRAVGVTVQALAGWDDTDAQIASSLGTVTVDTTRQKSYVRRLPNVQWTAAGGSAAFSVSDEPLLFQCGSDFISGSVDVLPLQVLMDDGETTLDLTLANSRMAPADAFFLQGGVPVPGATPLPTPGIYYSWPQLDVAGTIRVGGQTYTVNGGTAWMDHQLMATSLENSGDAATPVPFVDDPKPVNGWSWQYFNLKNGDAFTLASFQQGELNLTPPVGYGYYLTLDATGKKWIPSYLVGVMALENFKTFDVNAGGGPPAQGAGTVSIPTSWSYLLGTVGDAPEKVGLIAQTRNWSEGCTFNDADGGVASELPVDLVDLSVGGAGGGGFESGTGFGETVGFEPVAQYQARALAHLASV; from the coding sequence ATGAGCACGCTTGCGCCCCCCGATCTGCCGCAGGCCGCCGCCGCCGACGGGAACACCGGCACGACCACTCGAAAGGCGACGGCGTCGTCTCCAGCGGCCGCCCTGACCGCCTACCTCCAGCAAGTGCGCCGTCGCGTGGGCGAAATCTGGACGGCGCCGAGCCAGATGCCCCCTGCGCTCGTCCAGATCCCCGACTTCGACCAGCTCGTCGCCGCCGCCGGCAAGCTCGCCTCCGCGTCCCCCGATACGGCCGCCTACATCGCGTCCGTGGTGACGAAGCTGCTCGGCCGGGCGACCTCCGTGGACTGCGAGAACCCGCCCCCGACCACGCCGGTGTTTCCTGCGGACCACCGGCTTCATCTCTCGATGGGCGCGGAGTGGTACTGGATCGGCGCACATCTGGACGTGGTGAACGCCGCCGATCCCACCGACAGCGGCCGCATTGCCGTTCTCTACTCGATCCAGCGGCGGCGGGCGGTCGGGGTAACGGTCCAGGCGCTGGCCGGGTGGGACGACACGGACGCGCAGATCGCGTCGTCGCTCGGCACGGTGACGGTCGACACCACCCGGCAGAAGTCGTACGTGCGGCGGCTGCCCAACGTGCAGTGGACCGCGGCTGGCGGGTCCGCGGCGTTCAGCGTGTCGGACGAGCCGCTGCTCTTCCAGTGCGGCTCGGACTTCATCAGCGGCTCGGTCGACGTGCTGCCGCTCCAGGTGCTCATGGACGACGGCGAGACGACGCTCGACCTGACGCTGGCCAACTCCCGCATGGCGCCCGCCGACGCGTTCTTCCTGCAGGGGGGCGTGCCGGTGCCTGGCGCCACGCCGCTGCCGACGCCGGGAATCTACTACAGCTGGCCGCAGCTCGACGTCGCGGGGACCATCCGGGTCGGGGGCCAAACCTACACGGTGAACGGCGGAACGGCCTGGATGGATCACCAGCTGATGGCCACGAGCCTGGAGAATTCCGGCGACGCGGCGACCCCGGTGCCGTTCGTCGACGACCCGAAGCCGGTCAACGGGTGGTCGTGGCAGTACTTCAACCTGAAGAACGGCGACGCCTTCACGCTCGCCTCGTTCCAGCAAGGCGAACTGAACCTCACGCCGCCGGTGGGCTACGGCTATTACCTCACCCTCGACGCGACGGGAAAGAAATGGATCCCGTCGTACCTGGTTGGAGTGATGGCGCTCGAGAATTTCAAGACCTTCGACGTGAATGCCGGCGGCGGCCCGCCGGCGCAGGGAGCGGGCACGGTGTCGATCCCGACCTCATGGAGCTACCTGCTGGGCACCGTGGGTGACGCGCCGGAAAAGGTGGGGCTGATCGCGCAAACACGGAACTGGAGCGAGGGCTGCACCTTCAACGATGCAGACGGGGGGGTCGCCAGCGAACTGCCCGTGGACCTCGTCGACCTGTCGGTGGGCGGGGCGGGCGGCGGCGGCTTCGAATCTGGTACGGGATTCGGCGAAACGGTCGGCTTCGAGCCGGTCGCGCAGTACCAGGCGCGCGCGCTGGCGCATCTGGCGTCCGTGTGA
- a CDS encoding aminotransferase class V-fold PLP-dependent enzyme produces MLVSHVSWVTGQVLPVRDVVRMARDRGIPVIVDGAHGFAHFPFTQHDLECDYYAASLHKWLFAPHGTGMLYVRRDRIPELWPLQASDEARRADIRKFEDIGTHPAANALAIAEAMTFTHAIGIANKAARLVYLRDRWANALRRHPRVRLHTSLRPGQAYAVAMMQVEGMEAGKLYDELWTKHRIITSPTKWGGVEGIRVTPSVYTTLDEIDQFVEVMSAILRRPAAG; encoded by the coding sequence GATGCTGGTGAGCCACGTGAGCTGGGTGACGGGCCAGGTGCTGCCCGTGCGCGACGTGGTGCGGATGGCGCGCGACCGCGGCATTCCCGTGATCGTCGACGGCGCGCACGGCTTCGCGCACTTTCCGTTCACCCAGCACGACCTGGAGTGCGACTACTACGCGGCCAGCCTGCACAAGTGGCTCTTCGCCCCGCACGGCACGGGAATGCTGTACGTGCGCCGCGACAGGATCCCGGAGCTGTGGCCCCTGCAGGCCTCGGACGAGGCGCGCCGGGCAGACATCCGGAAGTTCGAGGACATCGGCACGCACCCGGCCGCCAACGCGCTCGCCATCGCCGAGGCGATGACGTTCACCCACGCCATCGGCATCGCCAACAAGGCGGCGCGGCTCGTGTACCTGCGCGACCGCTGGGCGAACGCGCTGCGCCGGCATCCGCGCGTGCGGCTGCACACCAGCCTGCGCCCGGGCCAGGCGTACGCCGTCGCGATGATGCAGGTGGAGGGGATGGAGGCGGGGAAATTGTACGACGAGCTGTGGACCAAGCACCGCATCATCACCAGCCCGACGAAGTGGGGCGGCGTGGAGGGCATCCGCGTAACGCCCAGCGTCTACACCACGCTGGACGAGATCGACCAGTTCGTCGAGGTGATGTCCGCGATCCTGCGCAGGCCCGCGGCAGGCTGA